In one Mauremys mutica isolate MM-2020 ecotype Southern chromosome 3, ASM2049712v1, whole genome shotgun sequence genomic region, the following are encoded:
- the OSTM1 gene encoding osteopetrosis-associated transmembrane protein 1: protein MGLAARLLLLLLALSAGQGLGSGRRPPPQSGPEGWALGGGRRLLSLELLEEAEDLSLALLGMGLPGALPPECRELLVGFANSSVRLTGCLVRSARPVRLCQSCYRHFQSVTEQLENITRAVGNSSESNCAKSLLMSDRVQLVVILSQFFNSTWEKANCANCLKNNSEGLSNSTIEFLNLFNTTLMCFEHNFQGQAISVVPSNHTEVCRKCNQTYRNLNALYNKMQKMTEQGSEHRTHLCIDVEDAMNITRRLWSRTFNCSVPCSDTVPVIAVSSFILFLPVIFYLSSFLHSKQKKRILILPKRIQSNASLVNIQEKYS from the exons ATGGGCCTGGCCGcgcgcctgctgctgctgctgctggccctgagcgcggggcagggcctggggtccggccgccgccccccgccgcagAGCGGCCCGGAGGGGTGGGCGCTCGGGGGCGGGCGCCGGCTGCTgtccctggagctgctggaggaggccGAGGACCTGTCGCTGGccctgctggggatggggctccccggggcgctgCCGCCCGAATGCCGGGAGCTCCTGGTGGGCTTCGCCAACAGCAGCGTGAGGCTCACCGGCTGCCTGGTGCGGAGCGCCCGGCCCGTGCGCCTCTGCCAGAGCTGCTACCGCCACTTCCAGAGCGTCACGGAGCAGCTGGAGAACATCACCCGGGCCGTGGGG AATTCTTCTGAGAGCAACTGTGCAAAAAGCCTCTTGATGTCCGATAGGGTACAGCTAGTTGTGATCCTTTCGCAGTTCTTTAACAGTACTTGGGAGAAGGCCAACTGTGCAA ATTGTTTGAAGAACAACAGTGAAGGGCTATCAAATAGTACAATAGAGTTCCTGAACTTATTCAATACAACACTGATGTGCTTCGAACATAACTTCCAG GGGCAAGCAATCAGTGTTGTACCAAGCAACCACACAGAAGTATGCAGAAAATGCAACCAAACTTACAGAAATCTGAATGCCTTGTATAACAAAATGCAAAAAATGACTGAACAGGGATCAGAACACAGAACACACTTGTGTATTGATGTGGAAGATGCA ATGAACATTACACGAAGGCTTTGGAGTAGAACTTTCAACTGTTCCGTCCCGTGCAGTGATACGGTCCCAGTGATTGCAGTTTCTTCATTCATTCTCTTTTTACCAGTCATTTTTTACCTTAGTAGCTTCCTTCACTCAAAGCAGAAGAAACGTATACTTATTCTGC cCAAGCGTATCCAATCAAATGCCAGTCTTGTGAACATCCAAGAAAAATACAGCTGA